The stretch of DNA GTATTTGTAGGTTATTCGATAAGGTCGGGAGCTGCGGAAAACGTTGGTGAAAAATCATTTCAGTATATGCTTGCCATTCTCGTTCACTTCGTTCTTCGATTGGCTCTTTTCCACTTCTTTGATACAAATGCAGAATTTCGTGCATCAATAAATTGGCAACAAGCCGATAATCAAAATACAAAATGTTGTTCGGTATACGAATCGTAAAACCTTTTTCCTTAGAACCTTCAGCAGTTAAGAGAATAGAATTATTGCTTATTTCATCCCGAAAAGTAATATCTCCTTTAGTAACGGATGCTGTAAATCATAGTGTTTCATCAAAAAATAAACACCTTCTTTGGTTTTTTGCTCTTTTCTATATTGCGCTAATTGCTCAACAATCTCCGAATAGTTTTTCATGTCCAATTTCAAAAAAAAGTCTGTCAAAACTTTTCAATAGTTTGATAAGCTTCGATACTTTGGTTATTTTTATCGTTTTAAATATACTAATATGCGGTTTGTTTATATATATTTTTTGAGTTTTTTATTGTTCTCGATCTCTACAGAAGCTCAGATTTTTCAATCCACAAAAGACTTCAGTCGACAAGATACCTTACGTGGGAGCAATACCGAGTATAGAAATTGGTGGGACGTTCAACATTATTCTATTTCTGTGGAAGCCAATTTTGATACGAAATTTATTCAAGGTGAAACACAAATCGAGTTTTTGATTACCGAGGATAATAAAGGTAAATTGATGCAAATAGATTTACAACCACCTATGAAGATCACCAAAGCTTGGTTAGATAATCAAGAAATTTCTATTGCTCAACGAGAAGGAAATGTGTACTTCTTTTCCGTAGGAAATTTATCCAAAGGCAACATTCACCGATTGAATTTAGCCTACGAAGGAAACCCGAAAATTGCCGTAAAAGCTCCGTGGGATGGCGGATGGATTTTTACCAAGGACCAGAAAAATAGACCATGGATGTCGGTCGCTGTACAAGGTTTGGGGGCGAGTGCTTGGTTCCCAAACAAAGATTATCAAGGAGATGAACCCGATCGTGGAATAGAGCTCAAAATTATTACTCCGAGAGATATGATTGGGGTAGGAAATGGTCGCCTAAAAAGCTCGACAAAAGAAAATGGTAAAAACGTTTTTGTGTGGGAAGTGAAAAATCCGATCAATAATTATAATATCATCCCATCAATTGGGCATTATGTGCAGTTCCAAGATCACTATATGGGAGAAAAAGGAAAACTCGATTTAGATTACTATGTATTGGATTATAACCTGAAAAAAGCAAAAAAACAATTCGAACAAAATAAAAGTATGTTGGCTTGTTTCGAGCATTGGTTTGGTCCGTATCCTTTCTACGAAGATTCGTACAAAATAATCGAGGCACCACATTTGGGGATGGAACATCAGAGTGGAATTGCATATGGAAATCAATACAATAATGGTTATTTAGGTGGTGATGTGTCGGGAACTGGGCATGGCCTTTTGTGGGATTTTATCATCATTCACGAAGCCGGACACGAATGGTTCGGGAATAGCATTACCGCAAACGATGTAGCTGATATGTGGGTGCACGAAGCGTTTACGTCTTATGCAGAAACTTTGTATACCGAATGTCAGCAAGGAAAAAAAGCAGCCGATGAATACAACATAGGGATACGGCAAAACATTGTAAATAGTAAACCAATAGTTGGGGTCTACGGCGTGCAACAGGAGGGTAGTGCCGATATGTATTATAAGGGGGCGAACATGTTGCATACTTTGCGAACATGGCTCGATAACGACTCGCTCTTTAGAGAAATTCTGCGAGGCTTAAATCGAGATTTTTATCACCAAACCGTAGACGGAAGTGAAGTGGAAAATTATATCGCTAAAAAATCTGGGTTGGATTTGAATGTTTTTTTTGATCAATATTTGCGTTCTATAAATGTTCCTACCTTAGAAATTAAACAAAATAACAATCAAATAACGTATCGATATACTTCTGTTTTACCAAACTTTACTATGCCATTGCGATTAGAAAACGGTCAGGTAATTTATCCTACCGAAAAATTTAAAATATTCGAAGGTAAGCCAGAGGATTTTAGAATTCTACCGACGTACTATATTTACTACAAACAAGAGGAATAATTGCAGTAGAGAAAGTTTGATGGTTTACTAACAAAAAACTCTCATCTTTGACTTTGTAGTTTGGATGAGAGTTTTCGGTATAATGTGAGAATTTGATTAATTAGAATAATTCGGTGCTTCTTTGGTAATTATCACATCGTGCGGATGACTTTCATTGAGGCCTGCATTGGTAATACGAACCAGTTTACCATTGTTAATTAGGTCATCAATAGTCGCAGTACCGCAATAGCCCATCCCGGCACGTAAGCCACCACAAAGTTGATAGACAACTTCTTGGATAGATCCTTTGAAAGGTACGCGCCCTTCGATGCCTTCTGGTACTAATTTCTTAGTATCCGATTGGAAGTATCGATCTTTCGACCCTCTTCGCATTGCAGCCAAAGATCCCATACCTTGGTAGGTTTTGAACTTTCTACCTTGATAAATAATTTCTTCGCCAGGCGCTTCTTCAGTACCAGCAAAAAGACTTCCGAGCATCACAACATTTGCGCCCGATGCAATGGCCTTTACAATGTCGCCAGAAAGTTTTATACCACCATCACCGATTACCGATACATTTCTTGTTTTGGCATACTCGTGTACATCATAGATAGCCGAAAGTTGAGGAACGCCTACACCGGCAACAACGCGTGTAGTGCAGATAGATCCTGGGCCAACCCCAACTTTTAGGGCGTTGGCTCCCGCATCGATGAGTGCTTTTGCAGCTGCAGCAGTAACGATATTACCGCCAACAATATCCAATTCTGGAAAGGCATGGCGTACTTCTCTTACTTTGTCGATAACTCCTTTCGAGTGCCCGTGAGCAGAATCCAAGGCAATAACATCTACACCTTTGTCTACCAAGGCTTGCACACGTTCTAAGGTTTCTTGTCCGACACCCACACCAGCACCAACGCGTAAACGACCTTGTGAGTCTTTGTTTGCATTTGGATACTCGCTTAGATTGTCGATATCTTTGATTGTTATCAGGCCGATTAATTTATTGTTATCATCAACAATAGGTAGTTTTTCTATTCTGTTACGGAGTAAAATTTCTTTCGCTTTGTCTAGGTCGGTATTAATATCAGACGTTATGATATTCTCTTTAGTCATTACATCTTCTACCAATTGATCCATGTTTTTCTGGTAGCGGATATCTCGGTTGGTGATAATTCCTACCAAAGATCTGTCTTCTTCGATAACTGGTAGACCAGAAATGCTGTATTGCATCATCAGTTCTTCGGCATCGCTTAGTTTATGATGTCTGCTTAGCGTAATCGGATTGGCAATCATTCCATTTTCAGAGCGTTTTACTCTATCTACTTGTACTGCCTGTTCGGCAATTGTCATGTTTTTATGAATGAAAGAAAGACCACCTTCGCGTGCAAGCGCTATGGCTAATTTCGATTCAGACACAGTGTCCATCGCAGCTGAAACAATAGGGATGTTGAGCTGGATTTTCTCGGTTAATCGGGTTTGTAAAGAAACTTGATTCGGTAGGATTTCGGAGTATGATGGAACTAAAAGTACATCATCAAAAGTAAATCCTGTCTGGATAATTTTATCAGATAAAGGCATTGCTTTTTGCCAAGCAAATTTAAAATAAATCTATGAAATATCAAATTTTTAAATTAAAACTATTATCGAAGAAGTGATTAACAAAAAAATAGTAATTTCGCAAGGTCATAACAATTGATTAGGAAAATGAAATTGAAATTCAAAGATTGGAATAATTATCTAGGGTGGGCAATATTTTTGGTTGCCTCTATTGTATATTTATCGACGATAGAGCGCTCTCTAAGTTTATGGGATTGTGGTGAGTACATTGTCTCATCTGCCAAATTGGGTGTTACACACGCACCAGGAGCTGCTTTTTTTCAATTGTTAGGGGCTGTTTGGTCGTTATTTGCATTCGGGCAAGGAGATGAGTATGCTTTGATTATCAATGCATCTTCTGCTATCTATAGCGCAATTACCATTATGTTGTTGTTTTGGACGATCACTTTTTTTGTCAGAAAACTAATGCATGGTTCGATAGACAATACCAAGTCTGTTAATGAAATTATCTTGACAAAACCGCAACAAATTATTACATTAGGTGCAGGACTTGTCGGTGCCTCTGTATTTATGTTTTCGGATACATTTTGGTTTTCTGCTGTAGAAGGCGAAGTGTATGCAATGGCATCTATGTTTACGGCACTAATTATTTGGTTAGGAATAAAGTGGGATGCAGATGCAGATTCATCAAGAGGCGATAAGTGGTTGGTGCTTATTTCTTTGGTTATTGGTTTGTCTATTGGTGTTCATTTAATGGTGATTCTAGCCATCCCGGTAGTGTGCTATTTATACTATGCACGCAAGTACACTGTGACCATAAAAAATTTTATTATAGGAAATATCATCACACTTTTAGTACTGATTTTTGCCTTCAAAATAATTTTCCCATTTACCATGAAGCTGTATGGTAAAGTAGAAATATTTACTGTTAATAGTTTAGGTTTACCTTTTCATTCGGGGACATTTGTTACTACACTTCTACTGGTAGGATTATTTGGTTTCTTCCTGAAAACTTCGCGCCAATACAAATGGAAAACAGTCAACACAGCATTGTGGTGTGTGATTTTCATGTTGGTAGGGTTTACATCTTGGTTAGTAATCCCGATTCGTGCCAATGCCAATCCACACATGAATCTGAATGATCCTGATACAGCCTTGGGCATGTTAGACTATTTCAATCGTGTACAGTACGGAGATTGGCCAACAACCTATGGTCCTGTTTATACAGCGCATATTGCCTCTGATGGTATAGAGCGAGATAGCAACGGTGACTATGCTTTCAAGGTTACTGGAGCAGAATACATCAAGGATAATCGTATTGGGAAATATGTAAAAGTAGCCGACCGAAGAGATTATATCTATAATGATAAATATGTAAAGTTTTTTCCGAAAATGTTCGATTCTAAAGCGGAAAGTATGGAGAATTATGCAGCAATGTATGGTTTCCCAGAATTCTCTTTGAATACGAGTTTCTTTACCAATTATGAAGATGACGAACAAACGAAAGCACAAAAAAGACAATATGCAGAGAAGGTGTATAATGATCTAATCACCAAAAAAGTTAACGGACAACTGAAAGTGGCTGACCTCAAAAAATATAACGAACTACTCAATATAGAACCACCAACTTTTGGTCAACAGTTGAACTACTTCTTAGACTTCCAGATCAATTATATGTTTATTCGCTACCTGATGTGGAACTTCTCGGGCCGACAAAACGACCTAGAAGGACATTTCGAAGCTGTTCGTGGAAATTGGGTTTCTGGAATTCCTTTTATAGACTCTATGCGAATCGGGGACCAAACTACCTTACCAGCCGATTATAAAAATGATGGACACAATGTCTATTACATGTTGCCGCTTATATTAGGTTTGATAGGATTTGTTATACAGTTCAATAGAAACTTTGTCCATTGGTGGTCGATTTTAGCATTATTTATTATCACCAGTGTCGGAATTATTTTTTATACCAGTGTAAAACCTTTCGAACCTCGCGAGCGTGATTATGCCTTGGTTTCTTCTTTTTATGCCTTTGCGATTTGGGTCGGGATCGGTGTGTATGCCATCTTCTTAATGATAGAAAAACTAAAGAAACAAGCTCTTTCGTCTTCTGTAGCGATAGCTATTTCTGTAATCTGTATGGGAGTTCCTATTTTGATGGGGTTTCAGAATTGGGATGATCACGATCGGTCAGAGCGCTCTGTTGCACACGATTTGGCCTACAATTATTTAATCGGATTGGATAAAAACTCGATTCTGTTTGTTTACGGCGATAATGACACATATCCTCTATGGGGCTTGCAAGAAACCGAACTATTCCGCGACGATGTGAAAATTGCTAACCTTACTTTAGCAAATTCACCTTGGAATCTAGAGCAACTTCTACGTAAAACCTACAATGCAGAAGGCTTACCAACAAACCTCAAATATTCTGACTTCCAAAGCGGAACAAACGATAATATATTTGTAGTAGATGGTTCTATAAAAAACCTATTCGATGAATTAAACTCCTATCTAAAAGAAGGAATTACTCTAGAAGCATTAAGTCAAATGTCGATAGACGAGGCACAAAGCAAGATGGTCGATGAGCGCATCGATGCATCGCAAATTTTGGCTGTATACAATTCATTGAAAGAGGTTGAAAAATATGTAACTCAAGATTCGATGACCGCAAAAGAAGCAATCGACTTTATATTGGATAATAAAAATCCTGCAAAAAAAGCCTTGGCCGATTATTTTGGCTATCCAGTAGGTGCTGTGAATTTCTTGCCTGTAAGTAAAATTGTGGTTCCGGTAAACAAAGAAAATGTACTGAAGTATGGTATCGTAAGCCCTAAACAAAAAAATCAAATTGTAGATCAAATAGAGATTAATCTAAACTCAAGAACACTATACAAAGCCGATTTGATGATGCTGTCTTTGCTTGCAAACTATAAGTGGGATCGTGCAATGTATTTCAGTGGAGGTGGCGTGTATGATCCGAGTAGTATTTTCTATTTGCAAGATTATTTGCAGCATGCAGGATTGTCCTATAAATTTGTGCCTATCTATAAAAAATTCGGAGAAGGCGGAGTTGTAGGCTCTTCTGATGTAGATGCAATGCTGAAAACTTTCCAGCTTTATCGATGGGGAGGTTTGAGTAATCCCGACGCATCATTCAGTCAGAACGAACGCAATTATACATCCTCATTTAGGAATGTTGCCATTCGTCTGGCAGAAGACTTGATAAAAGAAGGACGGAATGCAGAAGCCAAAAAAGTTTTGGATAAAGTGATGAAAGAAATCCCAGCTTGGCCACAATATAATGTAGGCTCAGGTGTCTCTAGAATTGCTTCTGTATACGCACATTTGGGCGAAACAACCAAAGCAAATGAATTATTTACCTACGCCAAGAAGAATCTAGAAGCCAATAAAACTTATCTCGAAAAACTAAAACAACAAGGAATAAGTGGGGTGCTAAGTGAGTTGGCTAGCGTGAAGAATGATCTAATGATGGTAAATTATAATGAAATTAATGGTTTGGCTTCTGCTGGAAAAAAAGAACAGGCCATGATAAAATTCAAAGAACTATATTTACCCAAAAAACTAGCTTTTCTCAAACAGTATAACTCCTTTATGACCGATCAACGAATCGACGAAACTGAGCAAGAAATTATTGTAAAACAATTCAATGAAATCAATGAATTGCTAGGCTTAATTCATGATGTTGATACTGCTTATGCTCAAAAAGAACAAAACGAGTTGTACCAAACGGTTGCTCCTGAAGATTAATTGTTAATCTAAATAATAGTTCTAAGGACCTTTTATGGGTCCTTTTTTTATATCTAATATTTGACATAATTGTTAACGATATAGTGTTGATGTTCAGTTGGTTGTGATTTTTCGAGTAAATATTTTGATAGAGATTTAACTTTTTGGCACGTAGTTTGGAAATATTGTCTACAGAAATAATAGAAAAAACATAAATTAAATAATTATGAAAAAGTTAGTATTAGCAACAGCAGTTGCAGTTTTTGGAGTTGTAGGTTTACAAGCACAATCAACAGGTTTCGAAGCAGGTGTACATGTAGGTATTCCGGTAGGAGACGTTAGCGATGCATCAAACTTCAATATCGGTTTAGACGTTGCTTATCTTTATCCAGTAGCTCAAAACTTCAGATTAGGATTAGCTTCAGGGTACGATCACTTCGTTGGAAAAGATAATGTAGACGATTTCGGATTTATTCCGTTGGCTGCATCAGCAAAATTTACCCCAACACAAAACTTTTTTGTGGGAGCAGACTTAGGGTATGCATTTGCTACCAATGATGGTATGGATGGAGGCTTTTACTACCAACCAAAAGTAGGATATAGTGGAGCATTAGTAGACGTGTACGGATTCTACAAAGGAGTTTCCGGAACCAACAAATACGAGGTATTGGGAGTAGAATATAAAAACGACTGGAACATCGGTTCTGTAGGTTTAGGAGTTGCTTATAAATTCTAATAAATTAACCATAAATTATAAGAAAAAGAGTAGTTTTGTAACTGCTCTTTTTTTGTGGTATTTTTTTTGCTACAATAAATTAAAATATATCAAATTTTATGAAGAAAATAGTTTTAGGTATAGCTCTTTCTTTCGGAGCTGCATTCAATGTTCAAGCGCAAGAAGGCTTAGAAGTAGGAGTACACTTAGGGTTTCCGGTGGGTGATATCTCAAAAACTCATTCATTTGCTATCGGTGCAGATGCTGCATACCGCGTAGAAGTAATCGATAACCTGAAGGTCGGTGGAGCCGTTGCATTTGATCACTTTGTCGGAAAAGATGTTGCGAAAAACATAAACGGAAACGGAAAAGATAAGTATGCAAATGTGACATATTTGCCATTGGCAGCTTCGGCAACGTATAATTTTACAGACGAATTTTTTGCAGGTTTAGATTTAGGATATGCCGCTTCCTTAAGTAGTGATTGGGATGGAGGATTCTATGCACAACCAAGAATCGGATATAATTTTGACCGTTTTGCGTTTTCTGGCTTCTTTAAATCAATCTCGAGCAAAGAAAAATATGTATACGAAGGAACAAATTTCGTAAACAAAACTACTGCAGGTGTAATTGGAATTGGTGCGGCGTATAAATTCTAATCAAGAAATATCATATAAAAAACTCAAAAAGGTTCGGACATCGTTCAGAACCTTTTTTTATTTTAGGATACAATTGTTTTTCGGATAGAATAGCTCAAATATAGACTATTAATAACCAGTAAGAGTAACATCAAACCAAAACCAATCAATACAACTTCGATAAAGTTAGAATTACTATTGATATTCAATTCGTTGAGCTTTGCATAGATACTTCTTACCGAAAACCAAACCGCCAACAATGCGATCACAAAAGTCAATAAAAGACTAAAAATAGTATACGATACATAGGGGCGAATCAATTGTTGTGGCGAATAACCAATGTAGTGTAGGTCGCGCAGCTTTTCTTTGTTTTTTTCTACAATCAACTGAAAGTTAATGATCAATAACCAAATCGAAGCAACGACGATTAACAACCCAATTAGTAGTGTCACCGAGAATCCTATTT from Weeksella virosa DSM 16922 encodes:
- a CDS encoding M1 family metallopeptidase: MRFVYIYFLSFLLFSISTEAQIFQSTKDFSRQDTLRGSNTEYRNWWDVQHYSISVEANFDTKFIQGETQIEFLITEDNKGKLMQIDLQPPMKITKAWLDNQEISIAQREGNVYFFSVGNLSKGNIHRLNLAYEGNPKIAVKAPWDGGWIFTKDQKNRPWMSVAVQGLGASAWFPNKDYQGDEPDRGIELKIITPRDMIGVGNGRLKSSTKENGKNVFVWEVKNPINNYNIIPSIGHYVQFQDHYMGEKGKLDLDYYVLDYNLKKAKKQFEQNKSMLACFEHWFGPYPFYEDSYKIIEAPHLGMEHQSGIAYGNQYNNGYLGGDVSGTGHGLLWDFIIIHEAGHEWFGNSITANDVADMWVHEAFTSYAETLYTECQQGKKAADEYNIGIRQNIVNSKPIVGVYGVQQEGSADMYYKGANMLHTLRTWLDNDSLFREILRGLNRDFYHQTVDGSEVENYIAKKSGLDLNVFFDQYLRSINVPTLEIKQNNNQITYRYTSVLPNFTMPLRLENGQVIYPTEKFKIFEGKPEDFRILPTYYIYYKQEE
- the guaB gene encoding IMP dehydrogenase, giving the protein MPLSDKIIQTGFTFDDVLLVPSYSEILPNQVSLQTRLTEKIQLNIPIVSAAMDTVSESKLAIALAREGGLSFIHKNMTIAEQAVQVDRVKRSENGMIANPITLSRHHKLSDAEELMMQYSISGLPVIEEDRSLVGIITNRDIRYQKNMDQLVEDVMTKENIITSDINTDLDKAKEILLRNRIEKLPIVDDNNKLIGLITIKDIDNLSEYPNANKDSQGRLRVGAGVGVGQETLERVQALVDKGVDVIALDSAHGHSKGVIDKVREVRHAFPELDIVGGNIVTAAAAKALIDAGANALKVGVGPGSICTTRVVAGVGVPQLSAIYDVHEYAKTRNVSVIGDGGIKLSGDIVKAIASGANVVMLGSLFAGTEEAPGEEIIYQGRKFKTYQGMGSLAAMRRGSKDRYFQSDTKKLVPEGIEGRVPFKGSIQEVVYQLCGGLRAGMGYCGTATIDDLINNGKLVRITNAGLNESHPHDVIITKEAPNYSN
- a CDS encoding DUF2723 domain-containing protein gives rise to the protein MKLKFKDWNNYLGWAIFLVASIVYLSTIERSLSLWDCGEYIVSSAKLGVTHAPGAAFFQLLGAVWSLFAFGQGDEYALIINASSAIYSAITIMLLFWTITFFVRKLMHGSIDNTKSVNEIILTKPQQIITLGAGLVGASVFMFSDTFWFSAVEGEVYAMASMFTALIIWLGIKWDADADSSRGDKWLVLISLVIGLSIGVHLMVILAIPVVCYLYYARKYTVTIKNFIIGNIITLLVLIFAFKIIFPFTMKLYGKVEIFTVNSLGLPFHSGTFVTTLLLVGLFGFFLKTSRQYKWKTVNTALWCVIFMLVGFTSWLVIPIRANANPHMNLNDPDTALGMLDYFNRVQYGDWPTTYGPVYTAHIASDGIERDSNGDYAFKVTGAEYIKDNRIGKYVKVADRRDYIYNDKYVKFFPKMFDSKAESMENYAAMYGFPEFSLNTSFFTNYEDDEQTKAQKRQYAEKVYNDLITKKVNGQLKVADLKKYNELLNIEPPTFGQQLNYFLDFQINYMFIRYLMWNFSGRQNDLEGHFEAVRGNWVSGIPFIDSMRIGDQTTLPADYKNDGHNVYYMLPLILGLIGFVIQFNRNFVHWWSILALFIITSVGIIFYTSVKPFEPRERDYALVSSFYAFAIWVGIGVYAIFLMIEKLKKQALSSSVAIAISVICMGVPILMGFQNWDDHDRSERSVAHDLAYNYLIGLDKNSILFVYGDNDTYPLWGLQETELFRDDVKIANLTLANSPWNLEQLLRKTYNAEGLPTNLKYSDFQSGTNDNIFVVDGSIKNLFDELNSYLKEGITLEALSQMSIDEAQSKMVDERIDASQILAVYNSLKEVEKYVTQDSMTAKEAIDFILDNKNPAKKALADYFGYPVGAVNFLPVSKIVVPVNKENVLKYGIVSPKQKNQIVDQIEINLNSRTLYKADLMMLSLLANYKWDRAMYFSGGGVYDPSSIFYLQDYLQHAGLSYKFVPIYKKFGEGGVVGSSDVDAMLKTFQLYRWGGLSNPDASFSQNERNYTSSFRNVAIRLAEDLIKEGRNAEAKKVLDKVMKEIPAWPQYNVGSGVSRIASVYAHLGETTKANELFTYAKKNLEANKTYLEKLKQQGISGVLSELASVKNDLMMVNYNEINGLASAGKKEQAMIKFKELYLPKKLAFLKQYNSFMTDQRIDETEQEIIVKQFNEINELLGLIHDVDTAYAQKEQNELYQTVAPED